From Leptolyngbya sp. KIOST-1, one genomic window encodes:
- a CDS encoding DNA polymerase III subunit gamma/tau, with product MAYEPLHHKYRPQTFSALVGQNAIATTLANALSQRRIAPAYLFCGPRGTGKTSSARILAKSLNCIAQDHPTPEPCGTCETCRSITNGSALDFIEIDAASNTGVDNIRELIERAQFAPVQCRYKVYVIDECHMLSTAAFNALLKTLEEPPSNVVFILATTDPQRVLPTIISRCQRFDYRRIPLEPMIGHLRKIADLEHIAIDDEALRLVAQVSQGGLRDAQSLLDQLSLLEPPIGADAVWDLVGAVPERDLLTLVRAILSDDGTAVLDGARKLMDRGREPLIVLQNLAGFYRDLLIAKTAGDRQDLVAITPPTWADMQTLVENLDTTVLLLGQQHLRSAEVQVKNTTQPRLWLEVTLLGLLPSALADLAPRQSGGLRSAPVQSPVSPAPTAPVPLPQASTPVAAAPAQVPPAAPIAALDNGAVPPPPAPEAATAGPPPPPAATPAIATDANLPELWLRVIATLEPLGTRALMQQQGSLLLYDGVVARVGISSKPLFKMAQGRIANIEAAFQKVTGQSVQVSLEVLPDPKPEAPAPGLPAQRNDGPPSAPSPVPSPQPAVSPSTAAPVAIDAPALAPNPQPEPQPEPVTEMPPQPAIASELERAVKNFAQFFNGHVVDGGDDLGSNLGNMPLKPSDAAAKQPSHPDRDVPF from the coding sequence ATGGCCTACGAACCGCTGCACCACAAGTATCGCCCCCAGACCTTTAGCGCTCTGGTGGGGCAGAATGCGATCGCCACCACCCTGGCCAATGCCCTAAGCCAGCGACGGATTGCTCCCGCTTACCTGTTCTGTGGCCCCAGGGGCACGGGCAAAACCTCCAGCGCCCGCATTCTGGCCAAATCGCTCAACTGTATTGCCCAGGACCACCCTACCCCAGAGCCCTGTGGCACCTGCGAAACCTGCCGCTCGATCACCAACGGCTCCGCCCTCGACTTTATTGAGATCGACGCCGCCAGCAACACAGGCGTGGACAACATCCGCGAACTGATCGAGCGGGCCCAGTTTGCCCCGGTGCAGTGCCGCTACAAGGTCTATGTCATTGACGAGTGTCATATGCTCAGCACAGCGGCGTTTAATGCGCTGCTGAAAACGCTGGAGGAGCCGCCCAGCAACGTGGTGTTTATCCTGGCCACCACCGACCCTCAGCGGGTGCTGCCGACGATTATTTCGCGGTGTCAGCGGTTCGACTATCGGCGCATTCCCCTGGAGCCGATGATTGGGCATCTGCGAAAAATTGCCGATCTAGAACACATTGCGATCGACGACGAAGCCCTGCGGCTGGTGGCCCAGGTGTCCCAGGGGGGGCTGCGCGATGCCCAGAGTTTACTCGACCAGCTGAGCCTGCTGGAGCCGCCGATTGGGGCTGATGCCGTGTGGGATCTGGTGGGGGCGGTGCCGGAGCGGGACCTGCTGACCCTGGTGCGGGCCATTCTCAGCGATGACGGGACCGCTGTGCTCGACGGAGCCCGCAAGCTGATGGATCGGGGTCGAGAGCCGCTGATTGTGCTACAAAACCTGGCCGGGTTCTACCGCGACTTGCTGATCGCCAAAACGGCGGGCGATCGCCAGGATCTGGTCGCCATCACCCCTCCCACCTGGGCCGACATGCAGACCCTGGTGGAAAATCTGGACACAACGGTGCTATTGCTGGGCCAACAGCACCTGCGTAGCGCCGAGGTACAGGTCAAAAACACCACCCAGCCCCGATTGTGGCTGGAGGTCACGCTGCTGGGACTGCTGCCGTCGGCCCTGGCCGATCTGGCTCCACGGCAGAGCGGTGGATTGAGAAGCGCTCCGGTCCAGTCTCCGGTTTCCCCGGCTCCGACCGCTCCAGTTCCGCTTCCCCAGGCTTCGACCCCGGTCGCCGCCGCCCCCGCCCAGGTTCCTCCCGCTGCTCCGATCGCCGCTCTCGACAACGGGGCCGTCCCGCCACCGCCGGCCCCAGAAGCCGCCACCGCCGGGCCGCCGCCACCGCCCGCCGCCACCCCAGCGATCGCCACGGATGCCAACCTGCCCGAGCTATGGTTGCGGGTGATTGCCACCCTGGAGCCCCTGGGCACCCGCGCCCTGATGCAGCAGCAGGGCAGCCTGCTGCTTTACGACGGCGTTGTAGCTCGAGTCGGCATCAGCTCCAAGCCCTTGTTTAAGATGGCCCAGGGGCGAATTGCCAATATTGAAGCTGCGTTTCAGAAGGTGACCGGGCAATCCGTACAGGTGTCTCTGGAGGTGCTGCCCGACCCAAAGCCTGAGGCCCCAGCGCCTGGGCTACCTGCTCAGCGCAACGACGGTCCACCGTCCGCCCCCAGCCCGGTTCCGTCACCCCAGCCCGCAGTGTCCCCGTCTACTGCAGCACCTGTGGCGATCGATGCCCCAGCTTTGGCCCCAAATCCGCAACCAGAGCCCCAGCCAGAGCCTGTGACCGAGATGCCGCCCCAGCCTGCGATCGCCAGCGAACTGGAGCGAGCGGTAAAGAACTTTGCCCAGTTCTTCAACGGTCATGTCGTTGATGGAGGCGATGACCTCGGCTCAAACCTGGGCAACATGCCCCTCAAACCTTCCGATGCCGCCGCTAAACAACCCTCTCACCCCGATCGAGATGTTCCCTTTTGA
- the gshA gene encoding glutamate--cysteine ligase produces the protein MLLSKGFEIEMYTGTPAGEIVGLSDRIVADLNGFVREPDSRNVEYTTPPLCQYEKLLCELVRPRHELRRYLQGLGDYTLVPGSTLALEPSDRFYRSDPSNPYHSYIEQTYGTTVVTASVHINIGISDPEVLMRACRLVRVEAPLYLALTASSPFLRGQPTGSHSSRWQVFPKTPPVVPLFTSHSHHIQWMEAQLAAGTMQNVRHLWSAVRPNGDRRPYNLNRLELRICDLISDPVALLAVTALLEARLIQLIQNPELDPLKLSNFPAASRNQDLVALSDANEAAAAQHSLDAELHHWQDGRPILARQWVQQLYDEAWPIAKANGISCFLSPVKKILREGNEAQRWLRRYEASQSVPEVLQRAIAEVAAHEASLARDLCEPCAA, from the coding sequence GTGCTGCTGTCCAAAGGGTTTGAAATTGAGATGTATACCGGCACTCCCGCCGGGGAAATTGTCGGTCTCTCCGATCGCATCGTGGCTGACCTCAACGGCTTTGTGCGCGAGCCCGACAGCCGCAATGTGGAGTACACCACGCCACCCCTCTGTCAGTACGAAAAACTGCTGTGCGAGCTGGTGCGCCCCCGCCATGAGTTGCGCCGCTACCTCCAGGGGCTGGGCGATTACACCCTGGTTCCCGGCAGCACCCTGGCGTTGGAACCCTCCGATCGCTTTTATCGCTCCGACCCCAGCAACCCCTACCACAGCTATATCGAGCAGACCTACGGCACCACCGTCGTCACCGCTAGCGTCCATATCAACATCGGCATCTCGGATCCCGAGGTACTGATGCGCGCCTGCCGTCTGGTCAGAGTCGAAGCTCCTCTATACCTGGCCTTGACCGCGTCGTCGCCGTTCTTGCGCGGCCAGCCCACGGGGTCCCACTCCAGCCGCTGGCAGGTCTTTCCCAAAACGCCGCCCGTCGTGCCCCTGTTTACCAGTCACAGCCACCACATTCAATGGATGGAGGCCCAGCTGGCGGCGGGCACCATGCAAAATGTGCGCCATCTGTGGTCGGCGGTGCGGCCCAACGGCGATCGCCGTCCCTACAACCTCAATCGCCTGGAGCTGCGGATTTGCGACTTGATCAGCGATCCGGTAGCGCTGCTGGCGGTCACCGCCCTCCTGGAGGCCCGGCTGATTCAGCTGATCCAGAATCCTGAGCTGGATCCCCTCAAGCTCAGTAATTTTCCTGCCGCCAGCCGCAACCAGGACCTGGTCGCCCTGAGCGATGCCAACGAAGCCGCCGCCGCCCAGCACAGCCTTGACGCCGAACTGCACCACTGGCAGGACGGTCGCCCGATCCTGGCCCGCCAGTGGGTGCAGCAGCTTTACGACGAGGCATGGCCCATTGCCAAGGCCAACGGCATCAGCTGTTTTCTCAGCCCGGTTAAGAAAATTTTGCGGGAAGGCAATGAGGCCCAGCGTTGGCTGCGCCGGTACGAAGCTAGTCAGTCAGTGCCGGAGGTTTTGCAGCGGGCGATCGCCGAGGTCGCTGCTCACGAAGCCAGCCTGGCCCGAGACCTCTGCGAGCCCTGTGCCGCCTAA
- a CDS encoding phenylpyruvate tautomerase MIF-related protein — MPLIKVQTSIDSPDQTQVESLLKDLSASLATHLGKPESYVMTAFEAGVPMTFAGTTEPVCYVEIKSVGTMGSAKTSTMSQEFCAQLESALGVPKNRIYIEFADAQGAMWGWNGGTFG, encoded by the coding sequence ATGCCGCTGATCAAAGTGCAGACCTCCATCGACTCTCCCGACCAGACGCAGGTGGAGAGCTTACTCAAAGACCTTTCCGCCAGCTTGGCCACTCACCTGGGCAAGCCCGAATCCTACGTGATGACGGCTTTTGAGGCCGGGGTGCCGATGACCTTTGCGGGCACCACCGAGCCGGTGTGCTACGTCGAGATCAAAAGTGTGGGCACCATGGGCAGCGCCAAGACCAGCACCATGAGTCAGGAATTCTGTGCTCAGCTGGAGAGCGCCCTTGGGGTGCCCAAAAACCGCATCTACATTGAATTTGCCGATGCCCAGGGCGCGATGTGGGGCTGGAACGGCGGCACCTTTGGCTAG
- the rnhA gene encoding ribonuclease HI, whose translation MTIIERIYTDGACSGNPGPGGWGTVLYLADGGVHELGGGAAQTTNNRMEMQAAIAGLTLLRDSGQTKPVTIHTDSEYVLKGITQWIAGWKRRGWVNSAKKPVLNRDLWEALDELTTEVNRTLDRPLQWIYVRGHSGDAGNERCDTIARAFAAKRAIALTTAPLP comes from the coding sequence ATGACGATTATTGAGCGAATTTACACCGATGGCGCTTGCTCTGGTAACCCTGGCCCTGGCGGCTGGGGCACAGTCCTGTACCTGGCCGATGGGGGAGTGCACGAGCTGGGCGGCGGGGCGGCCCAAACCACCAATAACCGGATGGAGATGCAGGCCGCGATCGCAGGGCTCACCCTCCTGCGCGACAGCGGCCAGACTAAGCCCGTCACCATTCACACCGACAGTGAGTACGTGCTCAAGGGCATCACCCAATGGATCGCAGGCTGGAAGCGGCGGGGCTGGGTGAACTCAGCCAAAAAGCCCGTGCTCAACCGCGACCTGTGGGAAGCCCTGGATGAGTTGACCACCGAAGTCAACCGGACCCTCGATCGCCCCCTGCAGTGGATCTATGTACGGGGCCATTCGGGCGACGCTGGCAACGAGCGCTGCGACACCATTGCCCGCGCCTTTGCGGCCAAGCGAGCGATCGCGCTGACCACGGCCCCGCTGCCCTAA